The window CTGCCCGTCGCCAACGCCCAGCAAGGAACCAATGGTGGTTCGATTCTCGATGGACAACTTCAAACCCAACAGGATCAAACCGACTCGGGACGCTATGAGGCACGACGAACGTCGACCGATAGTCGTCAACAGCAGCCAACGGTCACGCAAGCGATCGTGCAAAAGCTGCAAAAGGCCAATGAGAATGAGATCGAGTTAGCAAAGATGGCGATGCAGAAAACCGACCACGACGAACTGAAGCAGTTGACTCAAACGATCGTCCGCGACCACGAAGCACTCAACCAAAAGTTGCGGCAATTCAGCAATCAGAATCAGGCCGGTTCACAAGGCCAGCGGGTGCCCGCCCAACTTTGTCAGATCGCGGAACAAGCCTGTGACAACGCGATGAAGATGACCAAGGACATGCTGACCAAGTACGAAGGTCAGGATTTCCAAATGGCTTTTCTGGGCCAGCAATGTGTGGCTCACACGATGATGTTGGCGGAACTGAAGGCGATTGAAAGCACCGGGCCGCAGGAATTGCAGCCGATTGCTCAAGAGGCCATTTCGAAAGTCGAGAAGCATCTTGAGAAAGCCAAGCAATTGGCGAAGAAACTGGAGGACGACGAAAAGCAACGGTCCTAGTTGTTTTGCCGCCAAACCTGTTTTGGAACGATGCATTCGCACTAAGCACGTGAGTCATTGGGCTTGATCACGTAGCGGCGTCTCTCGGGACGTTCGATTTACAACTTGCGGAACTGCTTTGCTAGCATTGCATTCGGCTGAAATCGCCTGCTCGTTACAATGGGGTTATCGAATGGACTGAAAGGATCTTTGACTTTGAAGGAGTGTGTCATGACACTTGCAATGGAACACCACTTCGACCAAGCGGTCGAATCCCAGATGCGAAACTTTTTTCGGACTCTCGGCGAGAAGGATCGTCGACGCTACGCAGCGATCGAAGCCAGGAAGCTTCCTTTCGGAGGCATCCGCTACATCGCCAAAGTACTTGGCTGCTGTGAGAACACGATCGCAAGTGGCATCAAAGAGCTGGAGAGCCTTGCTGATGGTGATCCCCTGGAAGGACGCCAGCGAGTCGAAGGAGGTGGCCGCCCAAAAAAGAACTGAGCTGTCCGTCACTCATGAATGAGTTGCGGGCAGTGATCCAAGACAATACTGCCGGTAGTCCCACCGTGCCTGGCTTGAAGTGGACGCATCTGTCGGTCGCTGAGATTGTCAGAGAATTGTTCCAGCGAGGAATCAAGGTTGCAAACGAAGTGGTTTCTCGTTTGCTCGGCGAGATGGGGTTCAAGACTCGCCAGCAGGTGAAATCAAAAACCAAGGCGCCAAGTCGCGACCGTGACGAGCAGTTTGAAAAGATCGAGAAGTCCATCGAGGACTACAAAAACACGGGAGATCCTGTGTTTAGCATTGATAGCAAACGAAAGGAATCGCTGGGTGAAGTCCACCGTAGCGGCGACGTGATTGCCAATCAGGCAGCGGAAGTTCTCGACCATGATCTACCAGCTTACCGTGATGGCGAAGTCACACCGCATGGGATCTACGACGTGCAAGAAAACACGGGGCACGTGACAGTGACCACAGGTAGCGACACCGGTGAATTTGCGGTGGCATCGTTTCAACGGTACTGGGAAGAAGTTGGTTCGGTCCAGCACGCCTCGGCCAAGCGAATTCTCCTCTTGTGTGATTGTGGTGGCAGCAACAGCTACCGTTCAAACACGCTCAAGTACCATCTTCAGGAACTGTCCAATGAACTCGGGTTGCCGATTCAAGTGGCCCACTATCCGGTTCATTGCTCGAAATACAATCCGATTGAACGGCGAGAGTTTAGCCACGTCGAACGAGCGTTTTCAGGCCGAATTTTTTCAACAGCCTCGGACGTAGCAGAGGCTGCTGAATCAACATCCACCCAGACCGGGTTGAACATCACCACAGCAGAACTCCCCGAATTCCAGCCTGTTCGCAAGAGCGGGAAAAGAGTGCCGAAACCACCGAACGTGGAATACGACAAAGATCTCCCCGACTACAACTACACGTTCAACCCACAGTAGTTGAATACGCAAGTTGTAAATCGAACGTCCCCCGAGACGCTGTCATTTGCGAGTCTCAGAGAGACTCGCCTAAGTGAGGTTCTACCCGATCATTCCTGCCGACCTGCTTAGCGCCGGGACATGGTCGCGGCGCTGGTTTGGGTTCTGAGCAGGTACGCAGGAATGTTTGGGGTGATTCCCGTGAGCCGTTTGGGCGCTGGGTCCAATCGAGTGCGAGAACCGTGGCTAACGCCAAACGGCTCACATGCCCGATGACACCTGCGAAGGGGTGAACGCTCAGCCGAGTTTGGCACCGTTGGGCATTGCTTTGTCCGGAACCGCGAGAATGACTGATCCATCTTCACGGTACAGTCCTGTGAGCAAAAACTCAGACGTGATCGGTCCAATCTGCTTGGGCGGGAAATTGACCACGCCGAGGATCTGGCGTCCGAGCAATTCTTCTTTGGTGTAGTGCACCGTGATCTGGGCGCTGGTTCGTTTGGTCCCCAGCTCCTCGCCAAAATCGACAGTGATTTTGTACGCGGGCTTGCGGGCCTCTGGAAAGTCCTCGACCAGCGTGATTGTGCCCACGCGCACGTCAACGTTTTCGAATTCTTGCCAAGTGATGAGCGACATGATGTTTTCGTTTGAGTAGGGATATCGGAAGACGTGATTTTGACATGCCCACGTGACTGCTCCGGTCGTAGTGCGCTGTTGTAGCAAGGTGCACTGAAGTCGAGAAAGCCACGTCAGTGCTCGACAACAACGCCATTTGTGGCCGGCACCATCCGACGATCCCAACCTGTAGCTCGGTGGTCCCCCACCGAGCCGAGCGCTAAAAGACCCGTCCCTTTATGTGCGCGACGGCGACTCTCTGAGATCGCTGCCGGGATGAAAACTGGCGCAACAACCGCAAGCATCGAGCAGTCCAGGCGTACGCCCTGCTGGAAAGGCTCTCCGCTCTGATTCGGTGATCATCGAGCGTTGGCAAAATAAGTTATCTGAATGACGTGGTATCTCAAGGTTCCCTGATTCCCACCCGCTAGGATTGTGCCTGTTGAGGCGGGTGGTTTGACGGGCATTTTGCCACTTAATCGCGAGCCTCTCTTTCCCGCCGCGTCCAACTTCGCAACGTCTCCAGGCTAAACATGAACCGTGTCATCTGCACTTCGACATCATCCTTTCAGACGGTTTGCCAAAGACATTTCCGGGCGGCGTTGTGGATCACTTTTGCGATCGTGACACTGGCGTCGTCTGGATGGTCCGCTGCGGAAGATCGTCCGAACATCCTGGTGATCATGGTGGACGACATGGGCTTTTCGGACATCGGACCGTACGGCAGTGAAATCCCAACGCCGCACTTGGATGCGTTGGCCGCAAACGGTGCCAAGTTCTCTCAGTTCTACAACACCGGTCGTTGTTGCCCAACGCGAGCCGCTTTGCTCACCGGGCTCTACTCTCATCAAACTGGGATTGGTTGGATGACAACGGACCAAAAGGTGGAAGGGTATCGAGGCCGACTCAATGATCAGTGTGTCACGATTGGCGAAGTTCTTGGGCAAGCCGGCTACTTCACTGCGATGACGGGAAAATGGCATGTGGGTTTCAAGCAGGGAGTCACGCCTTGGGGGCGAGGATTTGATCGAAGTTTGAATTTGCCGGCTGGTGGTTTGCACTTTTTCAATCAGACGGGATCCAAGGGAGGCACCAAACTGTTCCTCAATGGTCACGAGGTTGCCAAGGATGATCCGCAATTCGATCCACCGTGGTACGGATCCGACCTGTGGACCGAGCAAGGGATCGAGTTCATCGACGAAGCGATCGCGGAAGACAAGCCGTTTTTCTGGTACCTCGCCCATGTTGCACCCCATTTTCCGTGCATGGCGCCGGAAGCAACGATCGCGAAATATCGCGGCAAGTACATGGACGGCTGGGACAAGTTGCGAGAGGAACGGTACGCACGCCAGATCCAATCCGGGTTGATTGACGCAAGTTGGAGCTTGGAACCTCGGCCCGAGCAAATCCCCGCGTGGGAATCGTTGTCGCAAGAAGAGAAAGAACGCTACGACGACATGATGGCGATCTATGCGGCGATGATCGAAGAGATCGACAAGAACATTGGAAAGTTGGTGTCTGCTTTGGACAGTCGCGGCAAACTCGACAACACGTTGATCCTATTTTTGTCTGACAACGGCGGCAACGCGGAGGCTGGTGTGAGTGGCCGATACGAAGGCGACTCACCGGGGGATCCGCATTCTGACGTGTTCATCGGCCGTTGTTGGGCTCACTTGAACAACACCCCTTTTCGCAAGTACAAGCATTACAACCACGAAGGCGGCATCGCGACGCCGTTGATCGCGCATTGGCCGGACAAGATTCAGCCATCAACCGACCAGAAGGCTTGGATCAAAACGCCCACCCATGTCATTGACTTGATGGCGACGTGTGTTGATTTGGCGAAGGCGGAGTACCCCACTCAGTTCAAGGGCAACGAGATTCACCCGCTCGAAGGGCAAAGTCTTCAGCCATTGCTGACAGGTCAAGGCGAATTCGCAGAGCGTGCTTTGTACTGGGAACACGAAGGCAATGCCGCAGTCCGTGTCGGCAACCGCAAGTTGGTTCGCCAAGGCGCGCGAGGAGAATGGGAG of the Rhodopirellula baltica SH 1 genome contains:
- a CDS encoding tRNA-binding protein, producing MSLITWQEFENVDVRVGTITLVEDFPEARKPAYKITVDFGEELGTKRTSAQITVHYTKEELLGRQILGVVNFPPKQIGPITSEFLLTGLYREDGSVILAVPDKAMPNGAKLG
- a CDS encoding arylsulfatase; the protein is MNRVICTSTSSFQTVCQRHFRAALWITFAIVTLASSGWSAAEDRPNILVIMVDDMGFSDIGPYGSEIPTPHLDALAANGAKFSQFYNTGRCCPTRAALLTGLYSHQTGIGWMTTDQKVEGYRGRLNDQCVTIGEVLGQAGYFTAMTGKWHVGFKQGVTPWGRGFDRSLNLPAGGLHFFNQTGSKGGTKLFLNGHEVAKDDPQFDPPWYGSDLWTEQGIEFIDEAIAEDKPFFWYLAHVAPHFPCMAPEATIAKYRGKYMDGWDKLREERYARQIQSGLIDASWSLEPRPEQIPAWESLSQEEKERYDDMMAIYAAMIEEIDKNIGKLVSALDSRGKLDNTLILFLSDNGGNAEAGVSGRYEGDSPGDPHSDVFIGRCWAHLNNTPFRKYKHYNHEGGIATPLIAHWPDKIQPSTDQKAWIKTPTHVIDLMATCVDLAKAEYPTQFKGNEIHPLEGQSLQPLLTGQGEFAERALYWEHEGNAAVRVGNRKLVRQGARGEWELFDLGADRTEQVNLAADNPDEVSNLQKQWRQWAKSHQVLPKPTKQKKKK
- a CDS encoding ISAzo13 family transposase codes for the protein MNELRAVIQDNTAGSPTVPGLKWTHLSVAEIVRELFQRGIKVANEVVSRLLGEMGFKTRQQVKSKTKAPSRDRDEQFEKIEKSIEDYKNTGDPVFSIDSKRKESLGEVHRSGDVIANQAAEVLDHDLPAYRDGEVTPHGIYDVQENTGHVTVTTGSDTGEFAVASFQRYWEEVGSVQHASAKRILLLCDCGGSNSYRSNTLKYHLQELSNELGLPIQVAHYPVHCSKYNPIERREFSHVERAFSGRIFSTASDVAEAAESTSTQTGLNITTAELPEFQPVRKSGKRVPKPPNVEYDKDLPDYNYTFNPQ
- a CDS encoding helix-turn-helix domain-containing protein produces the protein MTLAMEHHFDQAVESQMRNFFRTLGEKDRRRYAAIEARKLPFGGIRYIAKVLGCCENTIASGIKELESLADGDPLEGRQRVEGGGRPKKN
- a CDS encoding DUF4142 domain-containing protein gives rise to the protein MLKLRFTVAAAALTVLTGLPVANAQQGTNGGSILDGQLQTQQDQTDSGRYEARRTSTDSRQQQPTVTQAIVQKLQKANENEIELAKMAMQKTDHDELKQLTQTIVRDHEALNQKLRQFSNQNQAGSQGQRVPAQLCQIAEQACDNAMKMTKDMLTKYEGQDFQMAFLGQQCVAHTMMLAELKAIESTGPQELQPIAQEAISKVEKHLEKAKQLAKKLEDDEKQRS